A region from the Zonotrichia leucophrys gambelii isolate GWCS_2022_RI chromosome Z, RI_Zleu_2.0, whole genome shotgun sequence genome encodes:
- the LOC135460052 gene encoding E3 ubiquitin-protein ligase NEDD4-like isoform X6: MERPYTFKDFLLRPRSHKSRVKGFLRLKMAYMPKNGGQEEENSDQRDDSEHGWDVVDSSDAASRQEELPPPPLPPGWEEKVDNLGRTYYVNHNNRSTQWHRPSLIDVGSESDNNIRQINQEAAHRRFRSRRHISEDLEPEPAESGDIPEPWETISEEASASGDSLSLSLPPPPASPVSRTSPQELSEELSRRLQVTPDSNGEQLGSLIQREPSSRLRSCSVTDAVAEQSQLSLQNGPSRRARSSTVTGGEEPTPSVAYVHTTPGLPSGWEERKDAKGRTYYVNHNNRTTTWTRPIMQLAEDGMVGPGTSSSNHLSEPQIRRPRSLSSPTVTLSAPLEGMKDSPVRRAVKDTLSNPQSPQPSPYNSPKPQHKGAQSFLPPGWEMRIAPNGRPFFIDHNTKTTTWEDPRLKFPVHLRSKASLNPNDLGPLPPGWEERIHLDGRTFYIDHRSQVLICGDIDTRDLVPSYDNKITQWEDPRLQNPAITGPAVPYSREFKQKYDYFRKKLKKPADIPNRFEMKLHRNNIFEESYRRIMSVKRPDVLKARLWIEFESEKGLDYGGVAREWFFLLSKEMFNPYYGLFEYSATDNYTLQINPNSGLCNEDHLSYFTFIGRVAGLAVYHGKLLDGFFIRPFYKMMLGKPITLKDMESVDSEYYNSLKWILENDPTELDLMFCIDEENFGQTYQVDLKPNGSEIMVTNENKREYIDLVIQWRFVNRVQKQMNAFLEGFTELLPIDLIKIFDENELELLMCGLGDVDVNDWRQHTIYKNGYCPNHPVIQWFWKAVLLMDAEKRIRLLQFVTGTSRVPMNGFAELYGSNGPQLFTIEQWGSPDKLPRAHTCFNRLDLPLYESFEDLREKLLMAVENAQGFEGVD, translated from the exons ATGGAGAGGCCGTACACATTTAAGGATTTCCTCCTCAGACCAAGAAG CCACAAATCTCGTGTGAAGGGTTTCTTGAGACTGAAGATGGCGTATATGCCCAAAAATGGTGgccaagaggaagaaaatagtGATCAGAGGGATGACTCTGAG CACGGCTGGGACGTGGTGGATTCCAGCGATGCCGCGTCTcggcaggaggagctgccgcCTCCTCCGCTGCCCCctggctgggaggagaaggTGGACAACCTGGGGAGAACCTACTACGTGAACCACAACAACAGGAGCACCCAGTGGCACCGGCCCAGCCTCAT CGACGTGGGCTCCGAGTCAGATAACAACATCAGACAGATAAACCAAGAGGCAGCTCACAGGCGCTTCCGCTCTCGGCGCCACATCAGCGAGGATTTGGAGCCAGAGCCTGCGGAGAGTGGAGACATTCCTGAG CCTTGGGAAACCATTTCAGAGGAGGCAAGTGCCAGTGGGGATTCCTTGAGCTTGtcactgccacctcctcctgcaTCTCCGGTGTCCCGGACCAGTCCTCAGGAGCTGtctgaggagctgagcagaaGACTCCAGGTCACTCCTGATTCCAATGGGGAACAACTCGGCTCTTTGATT caaAGAGAACCTTCCTCACGACTGAGGTCCTGCAGTGTGACAGACGCAGTCGCTGAGCAGTCCCAGTTATCCCTG CAGAATGGTCCCTCTAGGAGAGCTCGTTCTTCAACTGTCACAGGGGGAGAGGAGCCAACG CCTTCTGTGGCTTACGTGCACACCACGCCGGGCTTGCCTTCAGGCTGGGAGGAGCGCAAGGACGCCAAGGGCCGGACCTACTACGTCAACCACAACAACCGGACCACAACGTGGACACGGCCCATCATGCAG CTCGCCGAGGACGGCATGGTGGGGCCGGGCACGAGCAGCAGCAACCACCTGAGCGAGCCGCAGATCCGGCGGCCCCGCAGCCTGAGCTCGCCCACCGTCACCCTGTCAGCGCCGCTCGAG GGCATGAAGGACTCTCCGGTGCGCAGGGCGGTGAAGGACACCCTGTCCAACCCCCAGTCCCCACAGCCGTCCCCCTACAACTCCCCCAAGCCCCAGCACAAGGGGGCCCAGAGCTTCCTGCCCCCGGGCTGGGAGATGCGCATCGCCCCCAACGGCCGCCCCTTCTTCATCGACCACAACACCAAGACCACCACCTGG GAGGATCCACGGCTGAAGTTTCCGGTGCATTTGAGATCCAAAGCGTCTCTGAACCCCAACGATTTGGGCCCTCTTCCT cctggctgggaggaaAGAATACACCTGGATGGAAGAACATTTTATATAGACCATA GAAGCCAGGTGTTGATATGTGGAGACATTGATACCAGAGACTTAGTGCCCTCCTACG ATAATAAAATTACCCAGTGGGAAGACCCCAGACTGCAGAACCCAGCCATCACAGGCCCA GCGGTGCCGTACTCCAGGGAGTTCAAGCAGAAATACGACTATTTCCGCAAGAAGCTAAAGAAACCT GCTGACATACCCAACAGATTTGAGATGAAATTAcacagaaataacatttttgagGAGTCCTACAGAAGAATCATGTCTGTGAAGAGACCTGATGTACTAAAAGCCAGGCTCTGGATTGAATTTGAGTCAGAAAAAGGACTTGACTATGGAGGTGTGGCCAGAGAATGGTTTTTTCTCTTGTCCAAGGAGATGTTTAACCCTTACTATGGTCTCTTTGAATACTCAGCAAC ggacAACTATACACTTCAGATTAATCCTAATTCAGGTCTCTGTAACGAAGACCATCTGTCGTACTTCACGTTCATTGGCCGGGTGGCCGGCCTGGCCGTGTACCACGGGAAGCTGCTGGACG GCTTCTTCATCAGACCTTTCTATAAGATGATGCTGGGCAAGCCCATAACGCTGAAGGACATGGAATCAGTG GATAGTGAATACTACAACTCTCTGAAGTGGATCCTGGAAAATGACCCTACAGAGCTGGATCTCATGTTCTGCATAGACGAGGAAAACTTTGGACAG ACATATCAAGTGGACCTGAAGCCCAATGGGTCCGAAATCATGGtaacaaatgaaaacaagaggGAATACATTGA cCTGGTCATCCAGTGGCGGTTTGTCAACAGAGTGCAGAAACAAATGAATGCCTTTCTGGAG ggattcacagagctgcttcctATTGATCTGATTAAAATTTTCGATGAAAATGAACTGGAG TTACTGATGTGTGGCCTTGGCGATGTGGATGTCAATGACTGGAGACAACACACCATCTACAAAAACGGTTACTGCCCAAATCATCCTGTTATCCAGTGGTTCTGGAAG GCTGTTCTGCTGATGGATGCTGAGAAACGGATCCGGCTCCTG
- the LOC135460054 gene encoding uncharacterized protein LOC135460054, protein MAHRLRFHFGSGRSNTAPESEILAREREDDFFMAFHTLPRRSSPHAFSRHGAEDGSNGGLHEAGSLKRSTSMFIPQLLNGVDARPTRSSSMQISLQRKAADGCADESAAPDSPEETLPWKCSDLRERHASPAEKRSSPSAPQVTAEGSSPRLLEELGQQTDGTVCCNRRMFCSANPQSEEALPTAQREEASEAASGLNISGVRIQHRASSAEVPQVTLLPLGPEAPNSAPTSEPRRWSLQHVPDLSANSGKKFFVLQLQQPQTSSTGTGGGGNFGFTGTKGDRLVRYPRIRLERSTSYPVQPPAEGISPTGDGLNSELPGNNGNRAEIPRSNSVERMPQGQGCLFKIRPDQNMRQQHFRILVTRGPEEQSQGVGKEGRGTPCPAAAGPAVSMMLGVLCCAVLLKLRLPYKGCQAAANCSTSIGSAGTFCLSVEQTTNQLYF, encoded by the coding sequence ATGGCCCATCGGCTGCGGTTTCATTTTGGCTCTGGGAGAAGCAACACAGCTCCCGAATCGGAGATCCTCGCCCGGGAGAGAGAAGATGACTTTTTCATGGCATTCCACACCTTGCCAAGAAGAAGCAGCCCTCACGCCTTCTCGCGGCACGGGGCGGAGGATGGCAGCAATGGAGGCTTGCACGAAGCGGGCTCCTTGAAGAGGAGCACATCCATGTTCATCCCGCAGCTGCTGAACGGCGTGGACGCGCGCCCCACCAGGAGCTCGTCCATGCAGATCTCGCTGCAGCGCAAGGCCGCCGACGGCTGCGCCGACGAGAGCGCGGCCCCGGACTCTCCGGAGGAGACGCTGCCCTGGAAATGCTCAGACTTGAGGGAGCGTCACGCATCCCCCGCTGAAAAGCGCTCTTCTCCGAGCGCTCCTCAGGTGACTGCtgaaggttcttcacccaggctgctggaagagttagggcagcagacagacgGAACTGTTTGCTGTAACCGTAGAATGTTTTGTAGCGCTAATCCCCAGAGCGAGGAGGCTCTGCCGACTGCCCAACGAGAAGAAGCAAGTGAAGCGGCTTCAGGTTTAAACATAAGCGGTGTGAGGATTCAGCATCGGGCCTCAAGTGCTGAGGTGCCTCAGGTTACTCTACTTCCCCTTGGTCCTGAGGCTCCAAATAGCGCTCCCACCTCTGAACCCCGGCGCTGGTCCTTGCAGCATGTGCCAGATCTGTCAGCAAATTCAGGGAAAAAGTTCTTTGTTCTCCAGTTACAGCAGCCACAGACCAGCAGTACGGGCACAGGAGGTGGAGGTAACTTTGGCTTTACCGGAACAAAAGGGGACAGATTGGTCAGGTACCCTCGGATACGGCTGGAAAGGAGTACTTCCTACCCCGTCCAGCCACCAGCAGAAGGAATTAGCCCCACAGGTGATGGGCTGAATTCGGAGCTGCCTGGAAACAACGGGAACAGGGCAGAAATACCTAGAAGCAATTCAGTAGAGCGGATGCCTCAAGGGCAGGGATGCTTGTTTAAAATCAGACCTGATCAAAACATGAGGCAGCAGCACTTCAGGATTCTTGTCACGCGTGGGCCAGAAGAGCAAAGTCAGGGTGTTGGTAAGGAGGGTCGTGGCACCCCGTGTCCTGCGGCAGCCGGCCCCGCAGTAAGTATGATGCtgggtgtgctgtgctgtgctgtgctgctgaaactCAGATTGCCTTACAaaggctgccaggctgcagccaacTGCAGCACTTCCATTGGTAGTGCTGGAACGTTCTGCCTTTCTGTGGAGCAAACCACAAATCAGCTTTATTTCTAA